From the genome of Mesorhizobium japonicum MAFF 303099, one region includes:
- a CDS encoding efflux RND transporter periplasmic adaptor subunit — translation MNRSIVFGLFALGVLAACSKSDEKPPEIIRPVLSVVVEPRTTQTFGFAGSVEPQISADLAFRLLGRVVSRDVKVGDIVSKGTTIAALDPTALELAVQAARAELSNAEAQFANAAASEERQRQLLASANATQAVFDAAQQARKAAEANVERAKASLAKSQEQLGYARLFSDFDGVVTAVGAEVGQTVSAGQTVVTVARSDLREAVVDIPDQLTGDLTTGTPFQVILQSLPTIETQAKLREIAPQAEGSTRTRRVKLTLTDPPQAFRLGSTVTAIRVTKVAPTIELPMSALLEKNGADKVWIVDPQTSSVSTRDIKVASKNGGTFTVAEGLDAGMRVVTAGVNSLSEGQKVRVPEGGV, via the coding sequence ATGAACCGGTCCATCGTGTTTGGCCTGTTCGCGCTTGGCGTGCTCGCCGCATGCTCGAAATCGGATGAAAAGCCGCCGGAGATCATCCGGCCTGTTCTGTCGGTCGTGGTCGAGCCGCGCACGACGCAAACCTTCGGCTTTGCCGGCTCGGTCGAGCCGCAGATCAGCGCCGACCTTGCGTTCCGCCTGCTTGGCCGGGTCGTCTCGCGCGACGTCAAGGTCGGCGATATCGTCAGCAAGGGCACGACGATCGCCGCGCTCGACCCGACCGCGCTGGAGCTGGCGGTGCAAGCGGCCAGGGCCGAGCTCTCCAATGCAGAGGCCCAGTTCGCCAATGCTGCCGCCAGCGAGGAGCGCCAGCGCCAGTTGCTCGCCTCGGCCAACGCCACGCAGGCCGTCTTCGATGCCGCGCAGCAGGCACGCAAAGCCGCGGAAGCCAATGTCGAGCGCGCCAAGGCTTCGCTGGCCAAATCGCAGGAGCAGCTTGGCTATGCCAGGCTGTTCTCGGATTTCGACGGCGTCGTCACGGCTGTCGGCGCCGAGGTCGGTCAGACCGTCTCGGCCGGCCAGACGGTCGTCACGGTGGCGCGCTCGGACCTGCGCGAAGCCGTGGTCGATATTCCCGATCAGTTGACCGGCGATCTGACCACAGGCACGCCTTTCCAGGTCATCCTGCAATCACTGCCGACGATCGAGACCCAGGCCAAGCTGCGCGAGATCGCGCCGCAGGCCGAGGGCTCGACCCGCACCCGGCGCGTCAAGCTGACGCTCACGGATCCGCCACAGGCCTTCCGGCTCGGCTCGACGGTGACGGCGATCCGCGTGACCAAGGTGGCACCGACGATCGAACTGCCCATGTCGGCGCTGCTGGAAAAGAACGGTGCCGACAAGGTGTGGATCGTCGATCCGCAGACATCGAGCGTGAGCACGCGCGACATCAAGGTCGCGTCGAAGAATGGCGGCACCTTCACGGTGGCCGAAGGGCTTGACGCCGGCATGCGCGTCGTCACCGCGGGCGTCAACAGCCTGAGCGAAGGCCAGAAGGTCAGAGTGCCGGAGGGGGGCGTCTGA
- a CDS encoding 4-aminobutyrate--2-oxoglutarate transaminase, with the protein MKNSAISERKNQSISRGVGMTTQIYADRAENSEIWDVEGRRYIDFSSGIAVVNTGHRHPRVIEAVKAQLDRFTHTCHQVVPYESYVRLAERLNAMLPGKFEKKTIFVTTGAEAVENAIKIARNATGRPAVIAFAGGFHGRTFMGMALTGKVVPYKVGFGAMPGDVYHAPFPVPLHGVSVADSLAALDRLFKADVDPARVAAIIVEPVQGEGGFYEAPREFLTALRKLCDQHGMLLIADEVQTGFARTGKMFAMDHHEVAADITTMAKSLAGGFPLSAVTGRAEIMDAPGPGGLGGTYGGSPIGVAAAHAVLDVIEDEKLCDRANTLGARLKQRLQSIRDDVPEIVDIRGLGFMNAVEFNDVKKGMPSAEIANAIRLKALDKGLILLTCGVYGNVIRFLAPITIQDEVMNEALDILESSIREVCAA; encoded by the coding sequence ATGAAGAATTCAGCCATTTCCGAACGCAAAAACCAGTCGATCTCGCGCGGCGTCGGCATGACCACGCAAATCTACGCCGACCGGGCTGAAAATTCGGAAATCTGGGATGTCGAAGGCCGTCGTTACATCGATTTTTCCTCGGGCATCGCCGTCGTCAACACCGGCCACCGCCATCCCAGGGTGATCGAAGCGGTCAAGGCGCAGCTCGACCGCTTCACCCACACCTGCCACCAGGTCGTGCCCTATGAGAGCTATGTGCGGCTGGCCGAACGGCTGAACGCCATGCTGCCCGGCAAGTTCGAGAAGAAGACGATCTTCGTCACCACCGGCGCCGAGGCGGTCGAGAACGCCATCAAGATCGCCCGCAATGCCACCGGCCGCCCGGCCGTCATCGCCTTCGCCGGCGGCTTCCATGGCCGCACCTTCATGGGCATGGCGCTGACCGGCAAGGTCGTGCCCTACAAGGTCGGCTTCGGCGCCATGCCGGGCGACGTCTATCACGCGCCGTTCCCGGTGCCGCTGCACGGCGTTTCGGTTGCCGATTCGCTCGCAGCGCTCGACCGGCTGTTCAAGGCCGACGTCGATCCGGCCCGCGTCGCCGCCATTATCGTCGAGCCGGTTCAGGGCGAGGGCGGTTTCTACGAGGCACCGCGCGAATTCCTGACCGCGCTGCGCAAGCTCTGCGACCAGCACGGCATGCTGCTCATCGCCGACGAGGTGCAGACCGGCTTTGCCCGCACCGGCAAGATGTTCGCGATGGATCACCACGAAGTCGCCGCCGACATCACCACCATGGCCAAGAGCCTGGCCGGCGGCTTCCCGCTGTCGGCCGTCACCGGCCGCGCCGAGATCATGGATGCGCCTGGCCCCGGCGGCCTCGGCGGCACCTATGGCGGCAGCCCGATCGGCGTTGCCGCCGCGCATGCCGTGCTTGACGTGATCGAGGACGAAAAGCTGTGCGACCGCGCCAACACGCTGGGCGCGCGGCTGAAGCAGCGCCTGCAGTCGATCCGCGACGACGTGCCCGAAATCGTCGATATCAGGGGCCTGGGCTTCATGAACGCGGTCGAGTTCAACGACGTCAAGAAGGGCATGCCATCGGCCGAGATCGCCAACGCCATCCGGCTGAAGGCGCTCGACAAGGGCCTGATCCTGCTGACCTGTGGCGTCTACGGCAACGTCATCCGCTTCCTCGCACCGATCACCATCCAGGACGAGGTCATGAACGAGGCGCTCGACATTCTGGAAAGCTCGATCCGCGAAGTCTGCGCTGCCTGA
- a CDS encoding imelysin family protein, with translation MTARYGGRLAAIGATALLTAAVFVLPAKAETDAKAVIRTYSDIALAKYEDSLTTAQALDKAVDALLAKPSAETLNVARDAWKAARVPYQQTEVYRFGNKIVDDWEGEVNSWPLDEGLIDYVAKSYGTESDTNSLYTANVIANKEIEINGKKVDASKLSPEFLSGTLQQAGGVEANVATGYHAIEFLLWGQDLHGTGPGAGERPYTDYDLRNCTGGNCDRRAEYLKSATTLLVSDLQKMVNDWKEDGAARKNLVDGEPNTAISVIFTGMGSLSYGELAGERMKLGLMLHDPEEEQDCFSDNTYNSHLYDAIGIRAAYLASYTRLDGTVVSGPSVHDMVKAADPAIDKELSDKLDVTVAKMEAIKARAEAGEAYDQQIAEGNTAGNATVQAAIDALIDQTKSIERAVGSLKLNAIAFEGSDSLDAPDKVFK, from the coding sequence ATGACAGCACGATATGGCGGCAGGCTGGCGGCGATTGGTGCCACGGCGCTGCTGACGGCGGCGGTGTTCGTGCTGCCTGCCAAGGCGGAAACCGACGCGAAAGCGGTCATCAGGACCTATTCCGATATCGCGCTTGCCAAATATGAGGATTCGTTGACCACGGCGCAGGCTCTCGACAAGGCGGTCGATGCGCTGCTGGCCAAGCCGTCGGCGGAAACGCTCAATGTCGCCCGCGACGCCTGGAAGGCCGCGCGAGTGCCCTACCAGCAGACCGAGGTCTATCGCTTCGGCAACAAGATCGTCGATGACTGGGAAGGCGAGGTGAATTCCTGGCCGCTGGACGAAGGCCTGATCGACTATGTCGCCAAGAGCTACGGCACGGAATCGGACACGAATTCGCTCTATACGGCCAATGTGATCGCCAACAAGGAAATCGAGATCAACGGCAAGAAGGTCGACGCTTCGAAGCTTTCGCCTGAATTCCTTTCAGGCACGTTGCAGCAAGCCGGCGGCGTCGAGGCCAATGTCGCCACCGGTTATCACGCCATCGAATTCCTGCTCTGGGGCCAGGATCTGCATGGCACCGGCCCGGGTGCCGGCGAGCGCCCCTACACCGATTACGATCTCAGGAACTGCACCGGTGGCAATTGCGACCGCCGTGCCGAATATCTGAAATCCGCCACCACACTTCTGGTTTCGGACCTGCAGAAGATGGTCAACGACTGGAAGGAAGACGGCGCCGCACGCAAGAACCTCGTCGATGGCGAGCCGAACACGGCGATCTCGGTCATCTTCACCGGCATGGGCTCGCTGTCTTATGGCGAACTGGCAGGTGAACGCATGAAACTCGGCTTGATGCTGCATGATCCGGAGGAGGAGCAAGACTGCTTCTCCGACAACACCTACAATTCGCACCTCTATGATGCGATCGGTATCCGCGCCGCCTACCTGGCCAGTTACACGCGCCTCGACGGCACCGTCGTTTCGGGCCCTTCGGTGCACGACATGGTCAAGGCGGCCGATCCGGCGATCGACAAGGAACTGTCCGACAAGCTAGACGTCACCGTCGCCAAGATGGAGGCGATCAAGGCGCGGGCCGAGGCCGGCGAGGCCTATGACCAGCAGATCGCCGAGGGCAACACGGCAGGCAACGCCACCGTGCAGGCGGCGATCGACGCCTTGATCGACCAGACCAAGTCGATCGAACGTGCGGTCGGCTCGCTGAAACTCAACGCCATCGCCTTCGAAGGCTCCGACAGCCTCGACGCACCCGACAAGGTGTTCAAGTAA
- a CDS encoding NAD(P)/FAD-dependent oxidoreductase — protein sequence MKNGVVIVGAGHAGVQAAASLREDGYDGPVILIGDENELPYHKPPLSKTFIKDAEAKPQPLRGEAFYTGSVIDYRPGVRIERIDAGGHSLEISGGGVLAFDHLILATGSRPRLLPLPGSDLSGVLSLRSLADARLIRDLSARSEDVVILGGGFIGLEIAATLRAAGRTVTVVEAVDRLLGRAVAPVVASHVRQRLEATGVRILTGTSIARLEGENGHVVAAITSSGEKLPARMVIVGIGAVPNVELAQDAGLTIANGIRVDHQMRSSVQDILAIGDAASYRHWFTGGDVRLESVQNATDQARLAARTITGHADAYSAVPWFWSDIGDMKLQMVGLTAGGDSHVVLGDLPDNKFSIYHYAGDRLLGIESVNRPGDHMLGRKMLGAGFSPTPEMVAAGPDGLKAALAAFQQDEPARAAG from the coding sequence ATGAAGAACGGCGTGGTCATTGTCGGTGCGGGTCATGCGGGCGTGCAAGCGGCCGCCAGTCTGCGCGAGGACGGCTATGACGGACCGGTGATCCTCATCGGTGACGAGAACGAACTGCCCTACCACAAGCCACCGCTGTCGAAGACCTTCATCAAGGACGCCGAGGCCAAACCGCAACCGCTTCGGGGTGAGGCCTTCTATACCGGCAGCGTCATAGACTACCGGCCGGGCGTGCGGATCGAGCGCATCGATGCCGGCGGCCACAGCCTGGAGATATCAGGCGGCGGCGTGCTTGCCTTCGACCATCTGATCCTGGCGACCGGATCGCGCCCGCGTCTCCTGCCGCTGCCTGGCTCGGATCTGTCTGGCGTCCTGTCGCTGCGTTCGCTGGCCGATGCCCGGCTGATCCGCGACCTGAGCGCACGGAGCGAAGATGTCGTCATCCTCGGTGGCGGCTTCATCGGGCTGGAAATCGCCGCGACGCTGCGTGCGGCCGGCCGCACGGTGACGGTGGTGGAAGCGGTCGACCGGCTGCTCGGCCGCGCCGTTGCCCCGGTGGTGGCAAGCCATGTCCGCCAAAGGTTGGAAGCAACCGGCGTGCGCATCCTCACCGGCACCTCGATTGCAAGGCTCGAAGGCGAAAACGGCCACGTCGTCGCCGCGATCACCTCATCAGGCGAAAAGCTGCCGGCGCGCATGGTCATCGTCGGCATCGGCGCCGTGCCCAACGTTGAACTGGCGCAGGACGCGGGCCTCACCATCGCCAACGGCATCCGTGTCGATCACCAGATGCGCAGTTCGGTGCAAGACATTCTCGCCATCGGCGACGCCGCCTCCTACCGGCACTGGTTCACCGGCGGCGATGTGCGGCTGGAATCGGTTCAGAACGCCACCGACCAGGCGCGGCTCGCGGCGCGCACGATCACCGGTCACGCGGATGCCTATTCGGCGGTGCCATGGTTCTGGTCCGATATTGGCGACATGAAATTGCAGATGGTCGGGCTGACCGCCGGCGGCGACAGCCATGTCGTGCTGGGCGACCTGCCCGACAACAAGTTCTCGATCTACCACTATGCCGGCGACCGGTTGCTCGGCATCGAATCCGTCAACCGCCCCGGCGACCACATGCTTGGTCGCAAGATGCTGGGCGCCGGCTTCTCGCCTACGCCTGAAATGGTGGCGGCTGGACCGGATGGGCTGAAGGCGGCGCTGGCAGCTTTTCAGCAGGATGAGCCGGCACGGGCTGCGGGATAG
- the bfr gene encoding bacterioferritin: protein MKGESLIIERLNEALFLELGAVNQYWVHFRLLEDWGYTKLAKKERAESIEEMHHADRLIARIIFLEGHPNLQSVAPLRIGQNVKEVLESDLAGEYDARTAYKRSREICHEVGDYVTMKLFEDLLADEEGHIDFLETQLDLLASIGEEKYGQLNADAANEAE from the coding sequence ATGAAGGGCGAAAGTCTGATCATCGAGCGGCTTAACGAGGCTCTTTTCCTGGAGCTTGGAGCCGTCAATCAATATTGGGTGCATTTCCGTCTGCTGGAGGATTGGGGGTACACGAAGCTGGCCAAGAAGGAGCGGGCCGAATCGATTGAGGAGATGCACCACGCCGACAGGCTCATCGCCCGGATCATCTTCCTTGAAGGCCATCCGAACCTGCAGTCCGTGGCGCCGCTGCGCATCGGGCAGAACGTCAAGGAGGTGCTCGAATCCGACCTTGCCGGCGAATATGACGCGCGCACGGCCTACAAGCGTTCGCGCGAAATCTGCCATGAGGTAGGCGACTACGTGACGATGAAACTGTTTGAGGATCTGCTGGCTGACGAGGAAGGTCACATCGACTTCCTCGAGACGCAGCTCGACCTGCTCGCCTCGATCGGCGAGGAGAAGTACGGCCAGCTCAACGCCGACGCGGCCAACGAGGCGGAGTAA
- a CDS encoding efflux RND transporter permease subunit, which yields MKGFNLSDWALSHRSMVWYFMLVFVVAGIFSYLNLGREEDPNFTIKTMIIQANWPGASVKETLQQVTDRIEKKLEELDSLDFTRSVTTAGQTVIFVNLKDTTRARDVVPNWLQVRNMVNDIKAQFPQGVQGPFFNDRFGDVYGNIYAFTSDGLTPRQLRDYVEDARTKILTVPNAGKVDLVGAQDEAIYLEFSTRQIAALGLNQQAIVASLQAQNAITPSGVIQSGPERISVRVGGQFTSEDSLRAINLRVNDRFFRLSDVATITRGYADPPTALFRFNGQDAIALAIGMKPNANLLQFGEALHKEMNKVLADLPVGVGVHLVADQPVIVEEAVSGFTRALFEAVAIVLAVSFISLGMRAGFVVALSIPLVLAITFTVMAYLGISLQRISLGALIIALGLLVDDAMIAVEMMVARLEVGDNLRKAATYVYTSTAFPMLTGTLVTVAGFIPIGLNSSAAGEYTFTLFVVIAVSLLVSWIVAVLFAPLLGVTILPATMKTKHHDQPGRLTSLFRRVLVGSVRHHWLTIIATVLLFAASIAGFGLVQQQFFPPSDRPELIVDWNLPQNSSIAETRDQMERFEQRALVGNPDIDHFSSYIGQGAVRFVLAYDVQPANPYFGQTVIVTKSLEARNRVKPALEKLLREEFVGTDAFVKLLELGPPVGRPVQYRVGGPDIQTVRELAQQFAGVISANARLAAPTFDWNEPQRVLRVDVLQDKARQLGITSSDIASALNSTVGGATITQVRDATYLINVVARSRDAERGSIGTLQNLQLPTSTGEAIPLAAVANFRYELEQPTVWRRDRIPTITVRAGLVGDTLPATAVNELKPSVDAFIAKLPPRYSVETAGSVEESAKSQGPIAAVVPLMLFVMATILMIQLQSFQRLFLVVAVAPLGLIGVVAALVPSGAPLGFVAILGVLALIGILIRNSVILIVQIEDLVREGKDRWAAVIEATEHRMRPIALTAAAASLALIPIAREVFWGPMAYAMMGGIIAGTAITLLFLPALYVTWFRIKEPKQGRD from the coding sequence ATGAAGGGCTTCAATCTCTCCGACTGGGCGCTCAGCCACCGCTCCATGGTCTGGTATTTCATGCTGGTCTTCGTCGTGGCCGGCATCTTCTCCTACCTCAATCTCGGTCGTGAGGAAGACCCCAACTTCACCATCAAGACGATGATCATCCAGGCCAACTGGCCGGGCGCCTCCGTCAAGGAGACCTTGCAGCAGGTGACCGACCGCATCGAGAAGAAGCTCGAGGAACTCGACAGCCTCGACTTCACCAGATCCGTCACCACGGCCGGCCAGACCGTCATCTTCGTCAACCTGAAGGACACCACCAGGGCGCGCGATGTCGTGCCGAACTGGCTTCAGGTGCGCAACATGGTCAACGACATCAAGGCGCAGTTTCCGCAAGGCGTGCAGGGGCCGTTCTTCAACGACCGCTTCGGCGATGTCTACGGCAACATCTACGCCTTCACTTCTGACGGGCTGACGCCACGCCAATTGCGCGACTATGTCGAGGATGCCCGCACCAAGATCCTGACCGTGCCGAATGCCGGCAAGGTCGATCTCGTCGGCGCGCAGGACGAAGCCATCTATCTCGAATTCTCGACCCGCCAGATCGCCGCTCTCGGCCTCAACCAGCAGGCGATCGTGGCAAGCCTGCAGGCGCAGAACGCGATCACGCCGTCCGGTGTCATCCAGTCCGGGCCTGAGCGCATCAGCGTGCGCGTCGGCGGCCAGTTCACCTCCGAGGACAGCCTGCGCGCCATCAATCTGCGCGTCAACGACCGCTTCTTCCGGCTGAGCGACGTGGCGACGATCACCCGCGGCTATGCCGATCCGCCGACGGCGCTGTTCCGCTTCAACGGCCAGGACGCGATCGCGCTCGCCATCGGCATGAAGCCCAACGCCAATCTGCTGCAGTTCGGCGAGGCGCTGCACAAGGAGATGAACAAGGTGCTGGCCGACCTGCCGGTTGGTGTCGGCGTGCACCTGGTGGCCGACCAGCCCGTCATCGTCGAGGAGGCGGTCTCGGGCTTCACCCGCGCTCTCTTCGAGGCGGTGGCCATCGTGCTCGCAGTATCGTTCATCAGCCTCGGCATGCGCGCCGGCTTCGTCGTGGCGCTGTCGATCCCGCTGGTGCTGGCAATCACCTTCACGGTCATGGCCTATCTCGGCATTTCGCTGCAGCGCATTTCGCTCGGCGCGCTGATCATCGCACTCGGCCTTTTGGTCGACGACGCCATGATCGCTGTCGAGATGATGGTGGCGCGGCTGGAGGTCGGCGACAATCTGCGCAAGGCGGCAACCTATGTCTACACCTCGACCGCCTTTCCGATGCTGACTGGCACGCTGGTGACCGTCGCCGGCTTCATCCCGATCGGCCTCAACTCGAGTGCCGCCGGGGAATACACCTTCACCCTGTTCGTCGTCATCGCCGTATCGCTTCTGGTGTCATGGATCGTGGCGGTGCTGTTCGCGCCGCTGCTCGGCGTCACCATCCTGCCGGCGACGATGAAGACGAAGCATCACGACCAGCCTGGGCGCCTCACCTCGCTGTTCCGGCGCGTGCTTGTCGGCTCGGTGCGCCACCACTGGCTGACCATCATCGCCACGGTGCTGTTGTTTGCCGCCTCGATCGCCGGCTTCGGTCTCGTCCAGCAGCAGTTCTTCCCGCCCTCCGACCGGCCCGAGCTGATCGTCGACTGGAACCTGCCGCAGAATTCCTCGATCGCCGAGACGCGCGACCAGATGGAGCGCTTCGAACAGCGGGCCCTGGTCGGCAATCCCGACATCGACCATTTCTCGTCCTATATCGGCCAGGGCGCGGTGCGCTTCGTGCTGGCCTATGATGTGCAGCCGGCCAACCCCTATTTCGGCCAGACCGTGATCGTCACCAAGAGCCTCGAAGCGCGCAACCGGGTCAAGCCGGCGCTGGAGAAGCTGCTGCGCGAGGAGTTCGTCGGCACCGACGCCTTCGTCAAGCTGCTCGAACTCGGGCCGCCCGTCGGCCGGCCGGTGCAGTACCGCGTCGGCGGTCCCGACATCCAGACGGTGCGCGAGCTGGCACAGCAATTCGCCGGCGTGATCTCGGCCAATGCGAGGCTGGCGGCACCCACTTTCGACTGGAACGAGCCGCAGCGCGTGCTGAGGGTCGACGTGCTGCAGGACAAGGCGCGCCAGCTCGGCATCACCTCCTCCGACATCGCCAGCGCGCTGAACAGCACCGTCGGCGGCGCCACCATCACGCAGGTGCGCGACGCCACCTATCTGATCAATGTCGTGGCGCGCTCACGCGATGCCGAACGCGGCTCGATCGGGACGCTGCAGAACCTGCAGCTGCCGACCAGCACCGGCGAGGCGATCCCTCTCGCGGCGGTGGCCAACTTCCGCTACGAGCTGGAGCAGCCGACGGTATGGCGGCGTGACCGCATTCCGACGATCACCGTGCGCGCCGGACTGGTCGGCGATACGCTGCCGGCGACCGCGGTCAACGAGCTGAAGCCGTCGGTCGATGCCTTCATCGCCAAGCTGCCGCCGCGCTATTCGGTCGAAACCGCCGGCTCGGTCGAGGAAAGCGCCAAAAGCCAGGGGCCGATCGCGGCCGTGGTGCCGCTGATGCTGTTCGTCATGGCCACCATCCTGATGATCCAGTTGCAAAGCTTCCAGCGCCTGTTCCTGGTGGTGGCGGTGGCGCCGCTCGGGTTGATCGGCGTGGTCGCGGCCCTGGTGCCGAGCGGCGCGCCTCTCGGCTTCGTCGCCATCCTCGGCGTGCTGGCACTGATCGGCATCCTGATCCGCAACTCGGTCATCCTGATCGTGCAGATCGAGGACCTGGTGCGCGAGGGCAAGGACCGCTGGGCGGCCGTCATCGAGGCGACGGAACACCGCATGCGGCCGATCGCGCTGACGGCCGCCGCGGCCAGCCTGGCGCTCATCCCGATCGCGCGCGAAGTGTTCTGGGGACCGATGGCCTATGCGATGATGGGCGGCATCATCGCGGGTACGGCGATCACGCTGCTCTTCCTGCCGGCGCTTTATGTGACGTGGTTCAGGATCAAGGAGCCGAAGCAGGGGCGGGACTAG
- a CDS encoding (2Fe-2S)-binding protein, translating into MLICHCNIITEKEIEQTIIGLLDQDPWQLIVPAKVYHAMQKRGRCCGCFPNVVETIIRVTENYHARSEASGVDVVSHLDRVRGLRVQYGSRTHEGRKSDHRAA; encoded by the coding sequence ATGCTGATCTGCCATTGCAACATCATCACCGAGAAGGAGATCGAGCAGACGATCATCGGGCTGCTGGACCAGGACCCCTGGCAACTCATCGTGCCGGCCAAGGTCTATCACGCGATGCAAAAGCGTGGCCGCTGTTGCGGCTGTTTCCCAAATGTGGTCGAAACGATCATTCGGGTTACCGAAAATTACCACGCCCGCTCGGAGGCGAGCGGCGTCGATGTCGTTTCACATCTGGATCGCGTCAGAGGCCTGCGCGTCCAATACGGGAGCAGAACCCATGAAGGGCGAAAGTCTGATCATCGAGCGGCTTAA
- a CDS encoding efflux RND transporter periplasmic adaptor subunit produces the protein MMRNATSSVSPPSVRTSSLLSFPIASAMCVCAAALLLAGCQKQEAADKKLPIMVRTETVAMADYAPRTSLTGVIAARTLNNLSFRVGGRIAERLVDVGQHVDQGAVLARIDPQEQQSDLRSAQADLDAARAQLTQSAAAFERQKTLLAQGFTTRRDYDAADQALKVAQGSVDAAQSAFANAQQNLSFTELKAGAPGVITARQVETGQVVQAAQTVFTVAEDGDRDAVFNVQETLVARTPASPAVTITLLSDPQVRATGKVREISPVVDQASGSIRVKVGIADTPAGMPLGAAVIGSVSAKPAKAILLPWQALTSSAGKPAVWIVDPSTKAVATTPVEVLAFDSGTVVIASGLNEGQSVVTAGGQLLSPGQTVEISGAAQ, from the coding sequence ATGATGAGGAACGCGACATCGTCCGTCTCGCCGCCATCCGTCAGAACCTCCAGCCTTTTGTCATTTCCAATCGCCTCGGCAATGTGCGTCTGCGCAGCCGCATTGCTGCTGGCCGGCTGCCAGAAGCAGGAAGCGGCGGACAAGAAACTGCCGATCATGGTGCGCACCGAAACGGTAGCGATGGCCGACTATGCGCCGAGAACCTCGCTGACCGGTGTGATCGCGGCGCGCACGCTGAACAATCTGTCGTTCCGGGTCGGCGGCCGTATTGCCGAGCGGCTTGTCGATGTCGGCCAGCATGTCGACCAGGGTGCGGTGCTTGCCCGCATCGATCCGCAGGAGCAGCAATCCGATCTGCGCTCCGCACAAGCCGATCTCGACGCAGCACGAGCGCAGCTGACCCAGTCCGCCGCCGCCTTCGAGCGGCAGAAGACGCTGCTTGCCCAGGGCTTCACCACCAGGCGCGACTATGACGCCGCCGACCAGGCGCTGAAAGTGGCGCAAGGCAGCGTCGATGCGGCGCAGAGCGCATTCGCCAACGCCCAGCAGAACCTGTCCTTCACCGAACTCAAGGCGGGCGCACCCGGCGTCATCACCGCCCGTCAGGTCGAAACCGGCCAGGTGGTGCAGGCGGCGCAAACCGTCTTCACCGTCGCCGAGGATGGCGACCGCGACGCCGTCTTCAACGTGCAGGAGACGCTGGTCGCCAGGACGCCGGCCTCGCCGGCGGTGACGATCACGCTGTTGTCCGATCCGCAGGTCAGGGCGACAGGCAAGGTGCGCGAAATCTCGCCGGTGGTCGACCAAGCCTCCGGTTCGATCCGGGTCAAGGTCGGCATTGCCGACACGCCAGCCGGCATGCCGCTGGGGGCGGCCGTCATCGGCTCGGTCAGCGCCAAGCCGGCGAAGGCGATCCTGCTGCCCTGGCAGGCGCTGACATCCAGCGCCGGCAAACCGGCAGTCTGGATCGTCGACCCCTCGACCAAGGCGGTGGCGACGACGCCGGTCGAGGTGCTGGCTTTCGATTCAGGCACGGTCGTCATCGCCAGCGGGCTGAACGAAGGCCAAAGCGTCGTGACCGCAGGCGGGCAGTTGCTCAGTCCCGGCCAGACGGTCGAGATATCGGGGGCGGCCCAATGA